The sequence below is a genomic window from Montipora capricornis isolate CH-2021 chromosome 14, ASM3666992v2, whole genome shotgun sequence.
gtttaaaacctCCCTAATATGCTGCCTCGGTAACCCAAATTTACAACTATTCATGGCCTTAAATTTTCTAGTTTGTCTGTTTAGCTATCTTTTTTCCCCGTCTAATAGTAGGAAGTTGCTGTAAAGAGAATGTACTTCCCGGAGTTTCAGCTTCTACAGAGCTTTCTAAAATTAAATCCTTGGTCAAAGTTGCGTTAAATCTCGCACGATCGTCGCCATCTTTAAATTAGCTTAGTAGCCTGGCGGCGtgttcatgacgtcattgaGTTCAACCTGAAGTTTTGCGGGAAGCTTGAACACACAAAGCTGTTGAGATTCGTCTTCGTATTCCAGTCATGCCTTTTTGTTTAGCAACATAAATTGCTCACTGATCGGTCAGAAAGAGACAGCGAGAggtatttcttttaatttcttttaattgtcTCCCGGTAAAGAGAAAGAGGATTAGCAAAGCCACGGCTAAACAAGCTTGACCGAGACAAGAAGTTCTTGCTAAAGGAGGAACACGTGTTTATTTGTCGTTCAGATGACTTCATCGACTGTTTTCTTGACGGACGAAACACAGTTCATGTTGTTTACATTTCCGAGAGGAGCATGGCTTCTTGTGACCCCAAATTAAAGGATCTTAGCAgaaattttactgtctaataAATAAATGCAAGAACTAGTTTGACTGGTCttgtatgaatttttttaaattaacatcTTCAATGTACAATCTGACCCAATTCGCGCGAAAGTTTTTAATTGACTGTTTTTGCATGCTTGTGTTGTCTTTTCTTACTTTCAACACTCCCTTCCATGTAGTTGTACATTTTTAGTTACATACTTTTACTTCATTATTTATCCATATGATTTATATGTGAATTTTTGTTTCCTCACAATGAACTTCATAATTATTGAAGCACGGTGGAGACGTCGAGGGCTTTTTTACAAGCTTTATCGAGTATTATAAGTCAAGgccttttaaaatgaaaaaagaatggcGTTTCCCTCTTTACACCACTTCTATTTGACTTACATTGGCTACCGCTGAAATTCAGAATTGActataagattattattattacatttaaGTGTCTTCACAACACAGCACCACACTACCTATCAAGTTTATTATCTGTCCAAATGAACTCAAACTATGGTCTCAGATCGAACAATCAATTTCTACTTTCCAGACCCAACTTTAAAACGTTGGCTACAATTGGTGATCGGGCGTTCATTGCTGCCGCACCTAAACTGTGGAATACATTACCATTGACTATAAGGaacattgataattttaatttattcaagaacaaactcaaaacttttctttttagacaagccTTTAATGATTTTAAATGCTTAGATTAGATTTTACTATTTTTATATTAGTTCTTACTTCTCTagtattttttggttcaactaccattttatattttatatacatttatatattttactatTGTACATATTTTGTAATATACTTGTTGTTaagcgcatttgaaaactgaattgttgaatttgcgctatagaaatattattattattattattattattattattattattattattattattattattattattattattattatctcatgGGTTGAAACACACTTTGATCCAGCCGCCGTCCAaaaccttggacggcactcttcaaaccgcatgccccatgatatggttgctgactgtgacttgagcccgctgtgtcccgcgcattcctttacagtaattccgctgttgttaagtgagcccacacaacgtGAACTATCACGTGAGAATTCGGTccctaagtaaccgccgcgcataCTCAACACAATGAGTTTCGACCCGTggcagagatctcttttcccgtactcgtcagcacagcgaacgcaaaagaaaaaagatttctgctagcagggaaataaaattataaatggTTACAGAAACAGATTGTGCGGGGTCCCTGTAgtataatccaagatggcggcctgcATGTGTGTCTTTTTAACAAGGATTTCACAAGGTTAGAAAACTATTTCAGGATTCAAATTTTGGTTAAAAGCTGTTCTCCTCGTGAACTTTCTATTAATCGATAATAAAAAGGACTGTCATTTTGGAGTGAACTTCTCCTTTAAACGTGCatgaacaagatggaatgaCCGCGAAATCGAGTTAttttttgaagtgacgttttgaTTGCCTTAGATGTAGTCCTACCTGCCAAAGAAAGGGGATTGGGCTGAGGATGGGAGAGGCGGAATTGTAACACTCGTTTCCTTTGCTTACTCAGAATTTAAGGCCTTGTTTACGACTCTCGGTGCAAGTGGGAGACTAGGTCCGACTTCAATTGGCAGTTATTACAGAGGCAAAGACCATGACGGTCAAGTTACAGTGGTCAGCGGTATACAGCGGTGGACAGTTCCGTACACCAGTGACTATCGAATTGAAGCACTAGGAGCTGCAGGGGGGTACGATAAACACTCCAATAGTTCCCATCGGGGAAGAGGCGCCAGGATGATAGGAACTTTTAGCTTAATAAAAGGCGAAACCATTAGGATACTCGTTGGTCAAGAAGGTGGTATAAACTACAACAGTTATTCCTCAGGGGGTGGTGGAGGTACATTTGTGGTCAGAGGAACGAACACAACTTTGATAATAGCTGGAGGGGGAGGGGGCGTCGATATGGCGACATCAATTCATTCAGAATGCGATGCAAACATTACAACAACAGGCAACACTGGGTTCCAGTCTTTGTCAGGAGGAAGTGATGGACACGGTGCCCAGGCTTCGGACGGTGGCAGTATGGGTAAGAAGAATTGCTTGAGGTTACAAATGGGTTTACTGTTTTGAAATGCCTTAAAACTTTAAGGCCTTTTACCACAGTAAATGTGTGTAGTAAatagatagacagacagacagacagacagacagacagacagctAGCTAGCTGGGAAACTTTATTTAGCCACGGTAACTTTGATAAGAAATTACAATCTCTTGAATTTCTGGTCTACTCAAACGCCGTGATTATGCATTACGATAAAATTATCTATGATAATATGAGTAATATAATGCCAGAGAGAGCGATCAAAAACTATCCGAAGAACACCCCTTAGATGTCTGTTTAACTGAAGGGTCTAATACGCATGCGCCAGCAAGCCTTTAATGCCAACAAGTCCGACCTGATGTACAAGTCCTACCGTAACGTAgtcaacaaagaaagaaaaccgtGCAAAGCAAGGTATTATGCTTCCAAAGTGCAAGATCTTGAAGATGTTAATCTGCTTCATTGGTGGAGCGAAGTGAAAAGGCTTAGTGGATCAAAAAAGCAATTTCCTCACGCAATGTTCCCGAGTACAACAACTTGTCTCCATCGGAAGTCGCCAATTCCGTCAATCTCGCATAACTGAAGCCTCTTCAATCTTATGCGCCCATCGAGTGTGTGGCCTTACACTTGCCCCTGAAAGAGAATTCGGAGTTTCGAGATGTGTTTATCCAAAGAGCGTACAACAACTTGACTCACCTGAATAAGCATAAAGCTCCTGGCCTGGACGGCCTTTCCAACTGGGTGCTAAAGTTTTAGAGGAATACACCGAAATCCTAGTCCATCCCGATCATAACCGCCTGAACGCGTCATACAATAATCAAAAACTACCCTCAATGTGGAAAATGGCTGACGTCACACCCCTCCCTAAGGTGAAGCAAGTCACAGACCCAAAGAGGGAACTGCGTCCAATCTCTCTCTCATCTACCATCTCGAAAATATCGGAGGACTTTGTTGTTTCTGACTACATGAAACCTGCTCTGGAGAGCCTAGCCGACCCCAACCAGTTCGGTATCATATCCAGTTCTTCAACCGTGTTGACACTAATCAGTATGATTCACAAGTGGCTCGAAGCGACAGACGGTAGTGGTGCTTCTGTGCGGGTCCTTCTCTTTGACTATCGAAAGATATAGATCACAAGGTGTTGGTCAACAAACTGAAGCAGGTCAATATTCCCAATATTATGATCAACTGGGCTATTTACTTTCTTTCAGGAAGATCTCAAAGAGTCAAACTCGGAAAGGATTGCCTTTCTGAGTGAGGCAATAGCTGATGTCACACCGTCCGCAGCTCCCTGGGGTGTGGATAGACTGCAAGTCCTATCAAAGTCATACAGAGCACAAAGTTACTCGGCTTGACAATAAATGATACGTTACGGTGGAATGACCATATCGAAAATCTTGTTAAGAAAGCGTCTAAGAAATTGTattttaacgatgaaatgatatatgaaatggatcatatatgaactgcggatatgaaatcaagtgaagctatgatcctcgcagtcatgatcgcaatttttgcaatcgcgtaaaaaagcctgaaaaattcagaacttcaacgggctttgaacccgtgacctcgcgataccggtgcgacgctctaaccaactgagctatgaagccactggtcatttgtgggttctaatgttcgcgtgaggaatgaatcaacgatgaaatgatgtacgcaaaaattgccttcataactacgaggatcatagcttcacttgatttcatatccgcagttcatatatgatccatttcatatatcatttcatcgttgattcattcctcacgggaacattagaacccacaaatgaccagctcccaacgtcagaggcttggttagagcgtcggcccggtatcgtgaggtcacgggttccgacaaaccccgttgaagtcctgaatttttcaggcttctttacgcaattgcaaaaattgcgtttgtttgtttgttatttatttgtttgagcaggttgaagttttggcagctattcagctgatgtggacctgctatacccacccacccatataatcacagaggacagccacaacaccgggaacttcatcccctactcttctcgaatagtgtgtgggttctgtAATGTCCAACTGGGAACTAATGCCGAACATGGAAGATTTTTGTGAGaccgggcctacggtttatagtccttatccgagaagacttgaaagtttaaccatttgcggatgtaattgcaaaggcagcactttctcctcagttatttaaagacccagagtgttggtccgaccggagtcgaactcacgacctcccgcatggcagcccggtgctcaaccaactgagccaccggttaTCGGTGgccgttcataactgtgaggatcatagcttcacttgaaactGTATTTTCTCGTACAGCTAAAGCGTGCAGATCTTGAAACCTATTATTGCGCATGTATTAGGTCTTCGTTAGATTACGCTTGTCCTATCTTCCACCACGCATTACCTAAGTACCTTCAAGTCGAGCTAGAAAGATTGTAAAGGGCGCCCTCTCATGTATTTTTCCCAGGGTGCATTACTCAGACGCACTTCAGCTTACAGGGCTGGAACCTATGAGTGCCCACCAGAAGAGCTTAACAGACCAGCTATTTCAGTGTATTATAAGTAATACTTCTTGCGAGATTTGTAGCCTCCTACCTCCCTCAAGTAATAGTTTATATGAGTTACGGAAGCAGAGGAGGTTTGCTCAGCCGATTGTTAAGACCCAAAGATTGGGAAATCTTTCATTATCAAGAGCTCGAAAGAAGCACTTTATTGACCAAGAAACATTTTTattacagtaaggacacttgaaccgtgaacacttgacatttttgtgtacattgtttttttcgacgacgaagaaataaaggctcttcttatgatgtatagtgttacatgtatagcattttATAAGTGTAAAAACAAACCCACGttctatagtcactaaaaaaatgtacaaaaaaacaTTAAGTGTTCATAgttcgagtgtcctcactgtaaGTAGATAATGATATATTTTGATTTGTGGTTGCATATTTCGTTATAATTGTAAAGAGACGCaagttttcagtttttactGCAATTATTTCTTCATAGAACAAAATCTATGTCTACGTGATACaatgagaaaaagaaaactaactcTAGTTACGTAGTTACACGTTAAATATCCCAATCAAGTAATTTAACACTTTCCAAGTGGTCTTTGGGTCACCGATATTCTCATCAAGTTCAACGCAATAGTTTTTTGATTTTGCTAGCCTAATGGTGCACTTTGCCCAATCTAGTCCCTGGGAAACAGTTGTTTCTTGATTTCTAAATTTAACCAAGGCGCTGGCTTATTTCGTCCCTAGCTAGATTGATAGACGGATAGATAGCTACCTACAGCTAGATAGATAGATCTCATTGTCAGTAGGCGTTGCGCGACGACACTAAAGACAGCTGTGAGGGAGATGAGGTCGAGATATATAAGAGAGCAGCGAGGATAATCCTTTTAGGCTCCCATATCAAAGATGCTTTATTGCGTCAAAATTTTCAAGTTGTAATTTTCTTCCATGAGGACTAATTTTATACGATTGTATACCGATTCTATTTACTGTTGCGAAATAAGCAAAAAATGAATAcatgatatttttttcaaattcgaAACGCTTATTCGCACCCTGCGTAGCTGGCAGGATGTTTTATCTGGACATTATTTAAACACGCGAGAGTAAATCGATGGTTGCTCTTTGACCGCGAGTGGCATGGTGACGAGTAGTTAGCTGCTCCCCGTCGCGTCGACCATCGCGTCCAAAATACAGCAGCGCAAACCGCAGACcatttgcataaatggcgcccaaatttgaataacaatacttgatacatccttggcctcacattcatgagaaaaatcctttgtcttgaaataTAAACACGAGGCTGAtcatcctggtcagagtttttctctgtccttgtgtgggcccagttccatcagtagggctaacgctcacatggttcatatgggatagaaatctagcacttcacgttacactacactctcttcagttaattaaGGATTTATAAAGTATTGTCactcaaatttgggcgccatttatgcaaagggtatATTGATTTACTCGAGCGTGTTTAAAGGCCTATTTCCACCCTAGATGCAACGCAATCGTTTCTTTGCGCTATTGTCGAATAGCGTATTCCGATTGGCCAACTATTTCTGTCACGTCAGTTCGTgctgttgaaaacaagaaacatcaCCATCAGCCTGATCGTCGTGTGGTTTACCTGGTGGTTTTAACAAGTGAAACCGCTAACAATTATACCTTTTATCATTATGGAGTCAACTGATTTAAACATTGAAAGATAACCGGAGCGGAATTTTTACGGTGCGGCCGTGATTAAGCAGGAGGAATAGGACAATTCTGAAGCTAACGAGCTAGGTGACATTGTTTCAGTGCTGAAACTGCAGGGCTTACttaaacttacttttactttgtcagtttcgatttgttaagaTACCTGGGACGCAGAAGCAAAATGTTCTTGTAAAGATGCTTGTGCTCAAAAGAGTAGCAGAGGTTGTTGTCTTTGTGGAGCGCTAGGAAAACGGTTCGCTACAGCAATCCGTCATGTTATTCGATACTATTCGACTtcaaatcaaaatattttaaacaaatatagGCATAAAAtcttacaataaaattattaaatgaTAAATGGAGAGCGCATTCAAATCAAGATCTGAAAGATTTATTGACGAATAGCTTTGGTCGAAGAAGATTCTGAAAACCTTTCTGAGAGTTTGTAAAATCGTGATACACGAAATCATGCGGTGGGTGGGCGATGCATTCAGGGTGGAAATGGATCTTTAAACAGGAGGGAGCAGGAAGGATCAACTTAGGCCTGGGTTCCAGAAGATTGCCTGGAGGGGGGTGATATTTGGCCATCGTGACGTCATAGcccgggaaattcaaagcaCGTAAACTGTGTTTAAATAATCCCGCGATCAAATGTCTCGTCAGCTACGCAGATTGCTTATGAGGGAAACTAGCTACCAGAGAAAGACATCCTTGATAGATTCTATAAGACCCCAGGTATAATTTCGATTTGTCATGTAGGTGGCGGTGGCGGCGGATTTTATTCCAGTGGAAGAAGTTCGAAGGATTTTAACGGTACATCTGGACGTGGCGGAGAAGGTGGCAAAGGATTTCTTCAGGGAGGAGCGGGTGGACGAGCCTTAAGAAATAACGCTACTGGGGGATTTGGAGGGGGCGCTGGGGCTAGTGGAGCTGCagggggtgggggaggaggTGGTGGAGGTTACTCTGGAGGAGGTAGCGGGAAAGGAAGAGCCGATTCCTGTGGGGGTGGGGGAGGATCTTACAACGCTGgcaaaaatcaaataaatgagTGTTGTTTCAATACGGTCGGGCACGGTCAGGTGATAATCACATTTACCTAAAGCAACGAGCTCACCAACTGCCTACATACTAATTCAACATCTTCGTAGTTATTTctgttgtcagttttcattttgtttcactGACTAAAAGGCAACTATTTTAAGGTTGTTTTTCGATGACGACGCATGCGTGAGCAATTTACGCATGCGCATAAACTTGTCGTTTTTCAGTGCCCTCCAGTGCCCTTTATCTGACTGACcctttcattttgtttcattgacTAAAAGGCAACTGTTTTAAGGTTGGTTTTCAATGACGACGCATGCGCGAGCAACGTACGCATGCGCATAAACTTGTCGTTTTTCAGTGCCCTCCAGTGTCCTTTATCtgaccctttcactcccaagagtatATTTTCTTCTCACAATTTCAATACATTGTTAAGCAAACTGGTGGCGAgaataattagcaactatttaccgaagtggaggtggatatttactgagccgcgaagtgagataatatagcacaaaaagatgatgaaGTGACGATGTCAACTTGTGAATATCCGAATGACGACATCCGAGACCTGAGCCACTGAAGTCAGTTCGGGATCACTGGAGTTCGATAATTATTACCGGATAACCAGTCATTGTTCGTACAGAGTGAGCTATATttattctcttctctttttgaatttttatctctTTAAATTGTTCTAGAAATCTTGATCTGATATCATTCAACCTATAGTGGAAGTGACTTTGTTTTCCCGCATGGAAGTGTTCAATACAAATCCTATTTTGTTTGTCCCTAGAATTCCTAAAAAGAACGCTAATGGAAGCAAGTCTTCACGGAATCCTGGGATAGCCATCAGAATACGAGGATATTTTACCGAAAACAAAACCGAGAAGAAATCGTTCGCACGTCAGCAATGCTGAGGGGAACGAGAAAAAATGTAGCTTACTCTCGTATTTTTTGGTTACTGTGTTTTTTAGACTTGATTAGTCATTGAACTAAATCGAACAATCTATCGATAACAGTCAAACTTTTTATCCATGAATGGGTTTCTAAAAAGTGGAACATAAATCTTTCACCTTTCTTCGATTTTGCtcaaaaatattattgtaagAATTAACTCGTTTGGTGTCAACAAGCTAaagtcaatttgcaaaaaaagaaattgtgcaAGTGAacttttaatttctttagtCAAGTGTATGTTGTGTCAGCGAAACGTTTTCTTGAATGAAAACTTTATAAAGATTGAGTGCATCAAAATAAATTTCGTTTATTGTAATAACATTAGTTTATGTATTTTGTTGAGTACTAACTCATCTGTCAGACTAAACAAGTTCAAGTTACACGCATTTTGAACGGAATGAATGTTCCATCAAATTCATCCTAAGGGCTTTAAATTCGCTTTAGAGTAAtgcaccgatcaactcgaaacttcagcacccccccccccccctcgggccaaaatagtgttcaaatgccctaccctgtcgtcggatttgtctgtctgttCCCAACTCACAGATGCtgtatctcttcctttaaactcttccatctcgttgAAACACGTGTTTTTTGGCTCTTAACGACTTCGTCGCCCCAAAAAAACTCACTTCAAACCTGAttcttccggttcaattttccccaccccacgcaggcaaaggtcaaattctccactccccgggcacagaaggcAGTCAGATTGCCGGGGTTTGCCcagggaaggggagggggggggggggggtggggttgaagtttcgatttgatcggcgcataagaCGATAGCCAATCAAGAATTGACCGACCAATATCGGGGTCATTTCTCATGCATATATGTTTATTTCAAATTAGGAGGAATTATAAATTTATTGACGAATTAATTGGGACACGCACGCAATTTTCGTGAAATTATCTAAAATaaagtactattgtacaacaACATGGGCAATTAAAACCTCCGCTCTCACTTCATTCAACATTGAATGTCCAATTTGGGAGACTCTGCGGCGTGGTGTGTGCAGGAGTCAGTCACACGGTAGTAGTCTGCTTTAAAAAGCTGTCGGCGGTTTTGTAAGCGgcggaaaataataaaaagatgGAGGTGTGAACGAGTGGTTTTGGGGCCAGGTTTACAATCcagaaatgggaaaacaagacgtacaagctaaagaggtcaatacCAATATAACCCTACTTCAATTGAATTCTTTGGTTATGCAaattctttctttcatttcagtaAATCAATATGGccgttgatcacgtgagtgaaaacatgTCTACACTGTTGTTATATCAGTCGTTGCAGCGCTCTTTCtgaaaataacaatattataGTAATTTCTTTTACTGGTCACGATGCTTTTGATCCGAAACCAAattttggagtgaaatttaagCTTTGCATGAGCAATTTAACGCACTGCGCATGCGTCAAACTTTAAGGGGAGAAAGAATGCATGAAAAGAAGGAAATGGGAAGAGGTAACACTGAAGGTGAAGGGTGCGAACTACACTTTGTTCACGATAACATTTTCTCCAGCTGCCATGTTGCTGGATACGCAAGGTGTCATCCATAAATCTCTCAAAGTGATTCGTAGTTTTTAGGTTAAAAGATGAAATACAGGAAGATCGTTCATGGCATCGTTCGATGGCATAAGTGGTAATAATACATAATTAGCTTGCTACACAAGGGGGCCACGAGGAGAAAAATATTTCTTCCGTGTCTTATTAGAAGGACGATCTCTTATTGTCTGTGTTCATTGGATAAGGTAAAAACGTACTTTCTCTTCCAAATGGCTTCAAATTTacatttgaaaagaaacaacatGCCGGAGGAATTCGTATTCTGGCTGTAAAATTGAATTGCTAATTAATTCTAAATTATGCAGTTTTTTTCCTGCCATGTTCAAACTCAAGAAACGCTAAGGCGAAACACAATTTTCGAGATTTACCCCATTTTCGTGGCTTTTTTTTCCTAAAGAAATGATTCCCATGTTGGAGAGATGTTTAATGGAGGTCTTGTCAAAAACGTTATGGTCGAGGTTCCGTCTATATCATGTTATCAAAGGGTTTAGCTGATGATTACAAAATGGCGTGCAGGACACTCGATCGAGGAAGAAAATTTCATGGTGTTTTACAACGAATGCTTAACAGGTATTTTGACAACAATTGTATGTAACTCGTATTTCTTGTCTCCATCAAGTCGTGCTTGATTTGCGGTGTAATAAACTACCTAATATCACACAAGATAAACATgatatttcag
It includes:
- the LOC138033493 gene encoding loricrin-like: MKPLSCTTFLKTSLLVPIIILSCAAVVVVLAEKKVDKAFSRGEPHTGVSFVNFKEDKFSYLNITILGYSHVDWMPQCSFACLETPTCFSYNLAAYPDINGKLLCELLPSDKYNNSDKFMSNESFHHFSIASPCSGWPCANYGTCLPLYEENSYKCFCKVGFTGRDCENDIDECSSENECHVNARCTNTIGSYNCSCKKGYGGDGRNCSDIDECSSENECDVNATCTNTIGSYNCSCKKGYGGDGRNCSEFKALFTTLGASGRLGPTSIGSYYRGKDHDGQVTVVSGIQRWTVPYTSDYRIEALGAAGGYDKHSNSSHRGRGARMIGTFSLIKGETIRILVGQEGGINYNSYSSGGGGGTFVVRGTNTTLIIAGGGGGVDMATSIHSECDANITTTGNTGFQSLSGGSDGHGAQASDGGSMGGGGGGFYSSGRSSKDFNGTSGRGGEGGKGFLQGGAGGRALRNNATGGFGGGAGASGAAGGGGGGGGGYSGGGSGKGRADSCGGGGGSYNAGKNQINECCFNTVGHGQVIITFT